The DNA window GAGACATTGCGGATCAGGCGTCTTTGATGTCCGATATACCCCTCAACAGCGGCGCGAAGTAGGATGTCGCCGGATATCCGAGTTGGATCTAGGCTGTGTGTGGCAAGGAGGCCAAGGCATGCGGATAATGACCGTAGCGTTCGCTCTCGCAACGGCCCTGGTGCTGTGTAACCTGGGGACATTTAGTGTCGCAGCCCGTGCGCGGGATACCAAAGTTGTTCGTGAACCACGGACGAGGCTTATCGTCAGGGTGCCCGTGGAAAGGCCTTACTGGGATTCTTATCTTGTTCCACGATATCGTTATCGCCCTGAGGACGACCGGGTCGATCCATGCGGCGGGCCCGTCGTGCCGGTAATAAACGTCGGGCCTCAAGAGGAAACGATTCCGTTGTGGCTGGCCAACGCTTGGGGTCTTGGCCGTGTGCATGGTCGGGATTGGCCGTGTAAGGGTCAAAACCGGTAATGCACCGATTGAGCAGAAGATTTCAGCTTATCCCCCACAAGCCGACATCTGCGCCTTTGTGAGTACATCCCTGGAAACCAAAAGGGCCGCCAGACTCGTGCAGCGCAATGTGACCTGCTTGACGTACCGGACCACAGCCTTGCCCCTGTATGAGCGCGTCACATTGGAAAGCTCGCCCTCGGAGGTCGCGGCCGCCGACCAGCGGTTGGCTCAGTCGTCGATTGCGGCAACCGCCTCGATCTCGATCAGCCACCCCGGCCGCATCAGGCGGCTCACGACAACAAACGTACTGGCCGGCGGCTTGGCAACGTTGAGATAGCGGTCGCGTATCGGGCGCATTTTCGGCACGTCGACCTGATCGACCTCGGCGGCGAGGAAGTAATTCAGCTTGACGATATCGGCCATCACGCCGCCGGCGGCTTCGACTGCAATCTTGAGATTGGCAAAGACCTGCTCAACCTGTGCCTCGAATTCGCCCTCGCCAATGATCTTGCCGGACGCGTCGCTCGGGACCTGGCCGGAAATATAGACGATCGTTCCGCGACGGACCTTGGCGATGTGCGAATACACGGCCGCGGCCGGCGCTATCAGGGTCGTCGGGTTAATGAATTCCTTCGACGGCTTCGACATGATCATCTCCGTGTTGCGACCGCGACGCCGGGCTGAATATCTCCTTGCTCACGGCCAACTCCCCTTCACTTATTGCCAAGACGGCTTGCCGATCTCCTCGGCAATGTCCGCGGGGTAAGTCCTATATCACGCAATTCGCGCTCACCCGAGGCGCCGCTCCTCGATGACCCTTTTCATGTCGTGAGTTGGCATCCTCGCTTCCTCTCGAACCAATCGGGCCGTAGATGGGAGGCAAGACCGCCGCCTCATCATCATTCGATCACCTCGTCAAACCCGCCCAAGCACGACGATAGGACTATCAGGCCAACGTGCCGCCGATCATTGATCGAGAGCGACCTGGATTGCGCTAACCAGGCTTCACCCGGGCCGGGGGGCCGGGGGGCGGAGTGGTACGCTTGAAGCTTGGCCGTGCCGCGTGCCGGTCGTAGTAACCGGCGAGATGGTGCGCGGCGGCGAGAGCCTCCGCGCCCTCGGGGAATTGCTGGACACGATAGAGGATCGGCAGCAGGTTGATGTCAGCGAAAGTGAATTGATCGTCGACAAGATAGCCGCTCTTGGCGACCGCCTTATCGAGAACCCCGATCTGCTCGCGCAGAGCCGGCATAACGGCTTCGATCGCCTCTCGGTCAGGCTCTCCATCGCCGGTCTTGGGGGCAATATACGTGTAGAGATATGTCCGGATCAGGGTGCGATCCATCACCGTGTTGACGAGCGAGACCCATTGCTCGGTGAGCGCGGCGCGGCGAGGATCGGATGGGAAGACATACGGAGCCGGAAAGCTGCGATCGAGATAAGTTGCGATGGCCTTCGATTCGAAGAGCTCGACATCGCCGTGGCGCAGCACCGGCATTTTGCCCAGGGGATGGATAGCGAGAATCTCCGGCGCGTGCAGCGGCCTCTCCGTGAGCACGTACTCGATCCCCTTCTCCTCGCAGACCATGCACGCGACGCGCGTGTAGGTCGACCGCATAGAACCGATGATTTCCGGTGTCGCCATGACTTGTCTCCCTGCGGTGCCAGCCCGCGACCTTCGTCAGACGGTTGAAGCTGGACGACCGGCCGACATTGTGCCTGTCGCAGCGCCTGCTTGCTCTCGAAACGCTGTTGCAGGAGCACGAGGTGGGTGCGCCGGGCGTCGCCTCGAAGATCACCACGACCGGGGACAACGCCGCGCGCTTCTTCAAGCCGACCTGATGGCGGCTTGCCTGGGTAGTTCGGGCGCCCACCGCGCCGCCTCCCGCTCGGGGTGCATCAGCGCCATACCGATAATGCCGCCGATCAGCATGATGATCCCACAAATGACGTAGCCGGTGTAGAAGCCGTCAAGCGGCGTGGCCGCTGTCTCGATGACGCTGCCCATGATGTAGGGCGCCAGCAGCCCGGCCGATGTGCCGACCGCGTTGCCGATGGAAAGCAGAGCGCCGCGCTGAGCGACCGGGGTGACCTCGCTGACCACGGCGTGGCTGAACACGTAGATGACCGACGGCAGCGAGATTCCGATGGTCGTCATGGCGATCTTGAGGGGGATGGTTGGCATCTGCGGCATGATGAGCAACGCGATGCCGCCAAGTCCGACGCAGGCGCCGCCGAACACGCCGCGCGCCATCCGGCTCGACACCCCGCGAGCAAGTAGGTGCTGTGAGTACCAGCCGGCGGCGATCACCACGACCACACTGATGCCCGGTGGCAGGGCGCTCAACAGGCCAACAGATCCCTGCGCAAAGCCCAGCCCTTTGATCAGAAATGCCGCCTGCCAGGAGATGGCCAGTGACAGACCCCAATAAGCTCCGAAAAACGCGCACCAGCTCGACAGCACGGTCGGGCTGCACAAGAGCCGCGCATAGGATACGCGATCCGGCGTCGCCGTCGCGGTTGGCGCTGCCGACCCTACGATCGGACCTTCCCGGCCAAGCAGCAACCACGCCCCCGTCCAGGCGAGCCCAACGATGCCCAGCGCCGCGAAAGCCCAGTGCCAGGAGTAGTTGATGATGACCCAATTAAGCATGGGTAACGCCACCATCAGGCCGACCCCCGCGCCCTGCGACACGATGGCGGTGGGAAGCGTTCGCAGCTCGTTGGGAAACCACTTGTAGGTCGCGTGCAGCGCGACCGGATAGGCCGGCCCCTCGCCGGCGCCGAGGGCGATCCGGCAGGCGAGCACCGTCGCGAATCCCACCGTGCCGACCATCGGAAACTGGGTCAATGCCCAGGCGAGGCTCATGACCAGCAACACCCAGCGCGTCTGCACCCGATTGACGATAAAGCCGGTGACGACCGCCGAGAGCGAAAACAGCAAGAAGAAGCTCGAGCCGACAAGCCCGAATTGGCTCGGGCTGAGATTCAACTCCTTCATCATCGGGACTGCGGCAAGCCCGATCACCGCCTTGTCGACGAAGTTGATGAGCATGAACAAAAACAGCAAGGCGACGATCAACCAGGAGCCCTTCGGCGTTGGACGGTCGCTCATTGTGCTCCCTCGATGCTTGTTCCTTTTATTTTAAGCCGCCCCCGGCGCGATAGAACTGCGAGCCGACGAGCCATCAGGCGCGTCGTTTGTAAAGGCTTCGGATTGATTTGCAATTGGAACCTGATAGGCTCATCGATGCTGTTTTTATTATAAATCATCGCGTACCGAGCTGCCGATCCCGGCTGCAAATAGGCTCTTCCATGGAGCGCTCCGTACCCGGCCCCGCCGCTAAAAGACCGCCAAAGCGCGCCGGCGCACTGCCCGAGGTGAATTCGCGCCAACTCGCCGCGGTGCTGGCGATCGCGGAATATCGCAGCTTCATCGCCGCCGCCGCGTATCTCGGGATATCGCAACCGGCGCTCACGCTGACCATCAAACGGCTCGAACAGACGCTCGGGCTGCCGCTGTTCCTGCGCACCACGCGCCAGGTCACGATCACCGCGGCCGGTCGCGAATTCGTCGCGATGGCTGAGCGCGTGTTCAACGACCTGAAACTCAGCATGCGAAGCCTGCGCGAACTGACCGAGCAGCAGCGCGGTCAGGTCATCGTGACCAGCTTGATTCCGGTTCGAATGAGTGACGTGATCGCCGAGTACGGGCGGCGCTTTCCCGGCGTCGAGATCCAGCTGCGCGAAGGCTTCCAGGATGACGTCAGGGACGACGTGCGAAGCGGCCTTGCGGATTTCGGGGTCGGCGATATCGGCGATCTGCCCGACTCGCATCTGACGGAAAGCCTTGGCGTTGAGGAACTATGGGTCGTCCTGCGCGATGACCATCCGCTGGCGCGCCTGCGGCAGATCGAGTTCGGCGCGCTCAAGGACGTTGCGCTGGTGTCGTACCGGGTCGGTTCGACGACGCGGCGCCTCATCGACGCCGCAGCGACCGCCGCCGGTTTCACGTTACGCCATGTCGTGACGGTCGGTTTGCCGCTCACCCTGATGAACCTGGTGGGCCGCGGCGTCGGTGTCGCGGTCGGCCCTGCTCGTCCCTGGCCCCCGGGGGGCCATCCGAACCTTGTGTCGCGTCCGCTGGTGCGCCCGCGGCTTTCCAGCGAGATCGGCATCATGCGCCTGCGCGACCGCGAGCTGTCGCCAGCTGCCGCCGGTCTACTGGCGCTCGCTCGCGAGCGGCTGCGGATCCATCGGTCTCGATAGTTCATAGTCCGTCTCGCTGCGTCACCCCCTCCGCTCGGGCCCCCGCGAGAACTCCCCGGAACAGGGCGGCGCAGGGCCCGCATCGGGTCAATCGCGTCTCGGCTTTGCCCTCGAACTCGGACATTACTCAATGCAGCCGGCAATTCGCATTCGTGCCAAACCCGAGCATTTGGACTGTCCAACGATCGCCATGAACGCGGACGAGTTTGGGCGGACAAACCAATCGGACCACCATGTCCTCCAGCTCCAACACCAGTATCGCCAGGAAAGCTCGCACGAAAGCCGAGGCGGATTTTGCCACCTGGCTCATGATGGCGAAGCTCGGTGGTTTCGATGACCTTCCGCCAAACGCACAGAGCTTTCTAACTGACTATCGAACCCGACTCGAGACGATGAGCGAGGCCGAGTCCACCGCCCTGGCCGTTCGCGAGGTCTACAGCGCTTATTACAGCGAGATGGGAGGCACGGGCGTAGCGCCGGAACCAAAGGCTCGCACAGTAACGACGGAGGGCAAAGTCGTGCGGCTTCAGGGACGGCCTAAACCTCAGCCCGGACTATCGGCTGCGCGCCATTCGACGAAGCCAATGATCCGAAAATCCCTTCCGGCACTGCTGATTTTCGCGGGCATGGTGGCTCTGATTGTCGCATATAGATTTCTGATACAGTAGCGTCGCCCGCGGATGTGTGCGGGGACGGAGTGCTGCTCACAGCAACCGTCCAGCTTACGCCGGAAAAAGGCAAGAAGCGTGCCCGCCGACCCGCGCGCTGGCGCCAGCTGCGACCATGTTGGCGTGCCTGACGGCGCTAAAACCGCTCAGGCCGCAGCAGGGCGAAGATCAAGTAACATAGCAAGCCGGCAGCGACGAGGGCGGCAAGTGAATAATCGAAAACCATTTTCGTTCTCCTCAGAGGCGTTCACAGGTGTGCGCATAACCAACCGCCACCAAAAAGAAGCCGAGCCCGAGGACCAGCATGACGACATCCAACATGAGGTGCTCCTTGTCGCGCTTGTTTCCGGGCGCGATGGTTGCGCGTTCCGGGAAGGAAGATTGCGATGGATCAGGAACAATAGACGTCTGGTCGTAGCTAATTGTAAGCTGCCGCGTTGCACATAAGATTTCGAGATGGGTGTTACGGCAACGTTATAGGAAGGTAATAAGTGTCGCGGGAGGTTTTGACGCAAGCCATTGCGAGGAGGGATTGTTTGGATCGCGCGGCCCGTGTTACGCGCCCGCGCACGCGGATAGCTCAGAACGAACCCACCAGGGAGCCGAGCGCGATGACGGCGGCGAGCGCTACAAGGGCGCCGATGATACCGACCACCACGATATCGCGATAGCTGTCCCGGTGCGTCGATCCGCAGACCGCAAGCAAAGTGACCACCGCGCCATTGTGCGGCAGGCTATCGAGTGTGCCCGAACCGATCACTGCCACGCGATGGAGCAGCTCCGGATTGAGCCCTATCTCCGCCGCGCGCGACATGTATGTCGCCCCGAGCGCGTCGAGCGCGATGGTCAGCCCACCCGATGCTGAGCCGGTAAGGGCTGCGAGAACGTTGGTGGCGACTGCCAGCGATACCAACGGACCGCCCCCAATGCCGAGTACTGCGTCGCGTACCACGCCGAAAGCAGGCATCGCCGCCACCACGGCGCCGAAGCCGACCAGGCTCGCCACGCTCATCGCCGGCAGCACCGAAGCATTGGCGCCGGCATCCATGGTGGCGCGCAGAGCCGGCAGTCGGCGAAAATTGACCGCGATCACGGCGACGATCGCGCAGGCAAGCGCGGTGATCACAGCCCACACGCCACCGACAGCTGCGAGTGACGTCTCGCCCCAGCGAGCTTCCGCGAGAAAGCGCGTGTCGAGTGCCGGCAGGATGAACAACGACATCGCCAGATTGACGGCAATCACCACGATGAGGGGCAGCGCGGCGAGCATGGCCGGAGGCGGCGCGTCGGTCGTCTCGCCGTGCGTGATCTCTGCCGGATCGAACTCACGCGCGGTGGTGGTGCGTTCACGCAACTTTTCGTCGGTCGCGAGACGTTCGGCCGGCATCGGCGCGCCGTCGCCGAAGCTTTCGCCGTTCCTCTTTGCGGTCGCCTCTTCGCGATTGAGCCACCACAGGCCGAAGGCGAGCATGATCAGCGATGCAAGAATACCGAGGCCGGGCGCCGCAAAGGGCGTAGTGCCAAAGAACGGCATCGGGATCGCGTTCTGGATCGACGGCGTCCCGGGCAGCGCCGACATGGTGAAGGTCGAGGTGCCGAGGACAATTGCGGCCGGCATCAGACGCCGCGGGATGCCAGCCGCACGAAACAGCTCCTGTGCCATCGGCGCCAATACGAAGAAGGCGACGAACAAACTGACGCCGCCATAGGTGACGATCGCGCCGGCCAGCACCACCGCCAGCACCGCCCGCTGCGGGCCGAGCCGCCGTGTCATAAAGCTCGCGATCGCGGCGACCGAGCCGCTGTCCTCCATCAGTTTGCCGAACAGCGCACCAAGCAGAAACAGCGGAAAGAATTGCGCCAGAAAGCCTGCCGCGCTGAGCATGAAGGTCTGGGTCCAGTGGGCGAGCAGCGGCTCGCGGGAGAACATCGCCGCGATCAAAGCGGCGAGCGGCGCCAGCAGCAGTACGCTCCAGCCCCTGAAGGCGAACCAGATCAGCAGGCCGAGCCCGATCAGGATTCCGAGTAGCCCTGACACAGTCGTCACCTCAGCATTCCGCGAGCAGGGCGTCGAGATCGGCCGTGGAGCGCTTTCCGATGTCCTCGCCGTGGGCCGTGAGGAATGCGTCGGCGCTCTTGCGCCCCTCTTCCTTCAGCAGCGAAACGAACTCCCACTCGGCGTTGAGCTTCGACGACGCACCGAAGTCCGCGAGCGCGTCGCTCATAATCCGGTGCGTGCGCATTCCAGCCCAGCGCGCGCCTTCGCCGTGTCCGGGATCCGCCACTTCGTGCAGCAGCGCGATCATGCGCAATTCTTTCATCAGCGGCGAATTGAAGGAAACCTCGTTCAGCCGGTTGAGGATCTCGTTTGCCGTGCGCGGCCGGTCCGGCCGTTCGCGTGGATTGATCTGCACCAGGATGGTGTCGTGCGCGTCGCTTTCGCGCACCAGCGGCGTCAGGGTCGGATTACCTGCGTAGCCACCATCCCAATAGGGATCGCCGTCGATCTCAATCGCCTGGAACATGGTCGGCAGACAAGCCGAGGCAAGCAGGACGTCGGCCGTGATCTCCGCATTGCGGAAGATGCGGCCGCGGCCGGTACGCACGTTGGTCGCGGTGATGAACAGCTTGATTGGTGCATTGGCGAGTCGGCCGAAATCGAGGCTTTCGGCGAGAATGGAACGCAACGGGTTGAGGCCGAGTGGATTAAGATCATAGGGCGAAAGCACGCGGGCCATCAGGTCCATGACGACATAGGCGGGCGACGTATCGAGTGTCCAGCGGCCCATCATTCGATCGAGCGGCGAGCGCTGCATCGGACTGAATGCCGCGGCACGCGACACGCGCCGCCAATAGGCCTCGAGCGCCGCCCGCGCGCCTTCGGCTCCGCCTTGTA is part of the Bradyrhizobium erythrophlei genome and encodes:
- a CDS encoding patatin-like phospholipase family protein, with the translated sequence MGQTAREPVLVDLALQGGGSHGAFTWGVLDRLIEEPWLRIDAISGTSAGAMNAALVADGWIQGGAEGARAALEAYWRRVSRAAAFSPMQRSPLDRMMGRWTLDTSPAYVVMDLMARVLSPYDLNPLGLNPLRSILAESLDFGRLANAPIKLFITATNVRTGRGRIFRNAEITADVLLASACLPTMFQAIEIDGDPYWDGGYAGNPTLTPLVRESDAHDTILVQINPRERPDRPRTANEILNRLNEVSFNSPLMKELRMIALLHEVADPGHGEGARWAGMRTHRIMSDALADFGASSKLNAEWEFVSLLKEEGRKSADAFLTAHGEDIGKRSTADLDALLAEC
- a CDS encoding LysR family transcriptional regulator; this translates as MERSVPGPAAKRPPKRAGALPEVNSRQLAAVLAIAEYRSFIAAAAYLGISQPALTLTIKRLEQTLGLPLFLRTTRQVTITAAGREFVAMAERVFNDLKLSMRSLRELTEQQRGQVIVTSLIPVRMSDVIAEYGRRFPGVEIQLREGFQDDVRDDVRSGLADFGVGDIGDLPDSHLTESLGVEELWVVLRDDHPLARLRQIEFGALKDVALVSYRVGSTTRRLIDAAATAAGFTLRHVVTVGLPLTLMNLVGRGVGVAVGPARPWPPGGHPNLVSRPLVRPRLSSEIGIMRLRDRELSPAAAGLLALARERLRIHRSR
- a CDS encoding MFS transporter — encoded protein: MSDRPTPKGSWLIVALLFLFMLINFVDKAVIGLAAVPMMKELNLSPSQFGLVGSSFFLLFSLSAVVTGFIVNRVQTRWVLLVMSLAWALTQFPMVGTVGFATVLACRIALGAGEGPAYPVALHATYKWFPNELRTLPTAIVSQGAGVGLMVALPMLNWVIINYSWHWAFAALGIVGLAWTGAWLLLGREGPIVGSAAPTATATPDRVSYARLLCSPTVLSSWCAFFGAYWGLSLAISWQAAFLIKGLGFAQGSVGLLSALPPGISVVVVIAAGWYSQHLLARGVSSRMARGVFGGACVGLGGIALLIMPQMPTIPLKIAMTTIGISLPSVIYVFSHAVVSEVTPVAQRGALLSIGNAVGTSAGLLAPYIMGSVIETAATPLDGFYTGYVICGIIMLIGGIIGMALMHPEREAARWAPELPRQAAIRSA
- a CDS encoding glutathione S-transferase family protein; the protein is MATPEIIGSMRSTYTRVACMVCEEKGIEYVLTERPLHAPEILAIHPLGKMPVLRHGDVELFESKAIATYLDRSFPAPYVFPSDPRRAALTEQWVSLVNTVMDRTLIRTYLYTYIAPKTGDGEPDREAIEAVMPALREQIGVLDKAVAKSGYLVDDQFTFADINLLPILYRVQQFPEGAEALAAAHHLAGYYDRHAARPSFKRTTPPPGPPARVKPG
- a CDS encoding RidA family protein; amino-acid sequence: MSKPSKEFINPTTLIAPAAAVYSHIAKVRRGTIVYISGQVPSDASGKIIGEGEFEAQVEQVFANLKIAVEAAGGVMADIVKLNYFLAAEVDQVDVPKMRPIRDRYLNVAKPPASTFVVVSRLMRPGWLIEIEAVAAIDD
- a CDS encoding K(+)-transporting ATPase subunit F translates to MVFDYSLAALVAAGLLCYLIFALLRPERF
- a CDS encoding GntP family permease — encoded protein: MTTVSGLLGILIGLGLLIWFAFRGWSVLLLAPLAALIAAMFSREPLLAHWTQTFMLSAAGFLAQFFPLFLLGALFGKLMEDSGSVAAIASFMTRRLGPQRAVLAVVLAGAIVTYGGVSLFVAFFVLAPMAQELFRAAGIPRRLMPAAIVLGTSTFTMSALPGTPSIQNAIPMPFFGTTPFAAPGLGILASLIMLAFGLWWLNREEATAKRNGESFGDGAPMPAERLATDEKLRERTTTAREFDPAEITHGETTDAPPPAMLAALPLIVVIAVNLAMSLFILPALDTRFLAEARWGETSLAAVGGVWAVITALACAIVAVIAVNFRRLPALRATMDAGANASVLPAMSVASLVGFGAVVAAMPAFGVVRDAVLGIGGGPLVSLAVATNVLAALTGSASGGLTIALDALGATYMSRAAEIGLNPELLHRVAVIGSGTLDSLPHNGAVVTLLAVCGSTHRDSYRDIVVVGIIGALVALAAVIALGSLVGSF